The proteins below are encoded in one region of Phaseolus vulgaris cultivar G19833 chromosome 1, P. vulgaris v2.0, whole genome shotgun sequence:
- the LOC137814807 gene encoding boron transporter 1: MEETFVPFEGIKNDLRGRLMCYKQDWTGGIKAGLRILAPTTYIFFASAIPVISFGEQLERDTDGVLTAVQTLASTSICGIIHSILGGQPLLILGVAEPTVIMYTFMFNFAKERPELGRNLFLAWTGWVCVWTAVLLFLLAILGACSIINRFTRIAGELFGMLIAMLFMQQAIKGLVDEFRIPERQNPKSIEFIPSWRFSNGMFALVLSFGLLLTALRSRKARSWRYGTGWLRSLIADYGVPLMVLVWTGVSYLPAGSVPHGIPRRLFSPNPWSPGAYENWTVIKDMVHVPVVYIIGAFIPATMIAVLYYFDHSVASQLSQQSEFNLRKPSSYHYDLLLLGFLTLMCGLLGIPPANGVIPQSPMHTKSLATLKHQLLRNKLVVTARKSMGKNASLGQLYGNMVEAYHQMQTPLIYQDPSARAQGLKELKESTIQAATSMGNMDAPIDETLFDVEKEIDDLLPVEVKEQRLSNFLQAIMVGGCVAAMPVLKKIPTSVLWGYFAFMAIESLPGNQFWERILLLFTAPSRRYKVLEDYHATFVETVPFKTIATFTIFQTIYLLVCFGLTWVPIAGVMFPMMIMLLVPVRQYFLPKFFKGAHLQDLDAAAYEEQTALPFNLATQSEFGGGASHVGEGEILDEVITRSRGEFRHTSSPKITSSTTTPRTDPKSHLSPRVSFSSRVGELKTEQSPRSGARGSLSPNAGEVRLSNLGRSPLNPDSKQQDHN; the protein is encoded by the exons atggaggaaACATTTGTACCCTTTGAAGGAATCAAGAATGATCTGAGAGGAAGGTTGATGTGCTACAAGCAAGATTGGACGGGTGGAATCAAAGCAGGTTTAAG GATTTTGGCGCCCACCACATACATATTCTTTGCTTCAGCAATACCAGTCATTTCATTCGGGGAACAACTTGAGCGAGATACTG ACGGTGTTCTAACTGCTGTTCAAACATTGGCATCCACTTCCATATGTGGCATCATACACTCAATCCTTGGAGGTCAACCTTTGCTGATTTTAGGAGTGGCAGAACCTACCGTGATCATGTACACATTCATGTTTAATTTTGCAAAAGAGAGACCAGAGTTGGGCCGCAATTTGTTTCTGGCATGGACTGGATG GGTATGTGTCTGGACTGCAGTGTTGCTATTCTTGCTAGCCATCTTAGGGGCTTGCTCTATAATCAACAGGTTTACCCGTATTGCAGGAGAACTATTTGGCATGCTTATTGCAATGCTCTTCATGCAGCAAGCTATCAAA GGACTTGTTGACGAGTTTCGCATACCAGAAAGACAAAATCCAAAATCAATTGAGTTTATACCTTCATGGAGGTTTTCTAACGGGATGTTTGCTCTAGTGCTTTCATTTGGCCTTCTCCTCACTGCATTAAGAAGCAGAAAGGCTAGGTCATGGCGTTATGGTACTG GTTGGCTTCGCAGCCTAATAGCAGACTATGGTGTGCCACTTATGGTCCTGGTTTGGACAGGTGTATCCTACCTGCCTGCTGGAAGTGTTCCACATGGTATTCCAAGGCGCCTGTTCAGCCCGAATCCATGGTCACCGGGTGCATACGAGAATTGGACTGTTATTAAG GATATGGTTCATGTTCCTGTTGTCTACATAATCGGAGCATTTATCCCAGCCACCATGATTGCTGTGCTTTATTACTTTGACCATAGTGTAGCATCCCAGCTTTCCCAGCAGAGTGAGTTCAATTTGAGAAAGCCATCTTCTTACCATTACGACTTGCTTCTTTTGGGATTTTTG ACCTTAATGTGTGGCCTTCTTGGAATTCCTCCAGCAAATGGAGTCATACCACAGTCTCCAATGCACACAAAGAGTCTGGCAACTCTTAAACATCAG TTGCTTCGGAACAAACTGGTGGTAACCGCACGAAAAAGTATGGGAAAGAATGCTAGTTTAGGACAGTTATATGGCAACATGGTAGAAGCCTACCATCAAATGCAGACGCCTCTTATTTACCAGGACCCCTCTGCTCGA GCGCAAGGACTAAAAGAACTTAAAGAATCAACCATTCAAGCAGCTACTAGTATGGGAAACATGGATGCCCCCATAGATGAGACTTTATTTGATGTTGAGAAAGAAATAGACGATTTGCTGCCTGTTGAGGTTAAGGAACAGCGTCTGAGTAACTTTCTTCAAGCAATAATGGTGGGAGGATGCGTTGCAGCCATGCCTGTCCTCAAGAAAATACCAACCTCAGTCCTTTGGGGCTATTTTGCCTTCATGGCCATTGAAAGTTTGCCAGGAAATCAATTCTGGGAAAGGATCTTATTGCTCTTCACTGCACCAAGCAGAAGATACAA GGTTCTTGAGGATTACCATGCTACTTTTGTAGAAACAGTTCCTTTCAAGACAATAGCAACATTCACCATTTTCCAAACCATTTACCTTCTTGTATGCTTTGGACTAACATGGGTTCCTATTGCCGGGGTCATGTTCCCTATGATGATCATGCTCTTAGTTCCGGTAAGACAGTACTTTCTCCCCaaatttttcaagggggcacacCTTCAAGACTTGGATGCAGCCGCGTATGAAGAGCAAACAGCTTTGCCATTCAACCTTGCAACA CAATCAGAGTTTGGAGGTGGTGCTTCTCATGTTGGAGAAGGTGAGATCCTAGATGAAGTTATCACAAGAAGCCGTGGCGAGTTTAGGCACACTAGCAGTCCAAAGATCACAAGCTCCACCACGACACCAAGAACTGATCCTAAAAGCCATCTAAGCCCACGCGTCTCATTTAGTTCACGCGTGGGTGAGCTCAAAACTGAGCAAAGTCCTCGATCTGGTGCAAGAGGTTCCCTCAGTCCAAACGCTGGAGAAGTGAGACTATCAAATCTGGGAAGAAGTCCTCTTAATCCAGATTCAAAACAGCAGGACCACAACTAA